One genomic region from Rhinoraja longicauda isolate Sanriku21f chromosome 34, sRhiLon1.1, whole genome shotgun sequence encodes:
- the LOC144609469 gene encoding histone H2A-like gives MSGRGKTGGKARTKPKSRSSRAGLQFPVGRVHRLLRKGNYAQRVGAGAPVYMAAVLEYLTAEILELAGNAARDNKKTRIIPRHLQLAVRNDEELNKLLGRVTIAQGGVMPNIQAVLLPKKTSAATKTK, from the coding sequence ATGTCTGGGCGAGGGAAAACTGGTGGTAAAGCTCGGACCAAGCCCAAATCTCGCTCGTCCCGGGCCGGGCTGCAGTTCCCGGTGGGCCGTGTTCACAGGCTTCTGAGAAAGGGTAACTATGCTCAGCGGGTGGGTGCTGGAGCCCCGGTATACATGGCTGCTGTGCTCGAGTATCTGACGGCTGAAATCCTGGAGCTGGCCGGTAACGCGGCCCGGGACAACAAGAAGACCCGCATCATCCCCAGACACCTACAGCTGGCCGTCCGCAACGACGAGGAGCTCAACAAGCTGCTGGGAAGGGTGACCATCGCTCAGGGCGGGGTGATGCCCAATATCCAGGCCGTGCTGTTGCCCAAGAAAACCAGCGCGGCCACCAAGACCAAGTAA
- the LOC144609478 gene encoding histone H2B 1/2-like — MPDPPKAAKKGAKKAVSKPAGKAGKKRRKSRKESYAIYIYKVMKQVHPDTGISSKAMSIMNSFVNDIFERIASEASRLAHYNKRATISSREIQTAVRLLLPGELAKHAVSEGTKAVTKYTSSK, encoded by the coding sequence ATGCCTGACCCACCGAAAGCGGCCAAGAAGGGCGCCAAGAAAGCCGTGTCCAAACCTGCAGGCAAGGCTGGCAAGAAACGCAGGAAGTCCAGGAAGGAGAGTTACGccatctacatctacaaagtgaTGAAGCAGGTTCACCCCGACACCGGCATCTCCTCCAAGGCTATGAGCATCATGAACTCGTTCGTCAACGATATTTTCGAGCGCATCGCGAGCGAGGCTTCCCGCCTGGCTCATTACAAcaagcgggcgaccatcagctccCGGGAAATCCAGACCGCCGTGCGCCTGTTGCTACCCGGGGAGCTGGCCAAGCACGCCGTGTCGGAAGGGACAAAGGCGGTGACCAAGTACACCAGTTCCAAGtaa